A single window of Streptomyces xanthii DNA harbors:
- a CDS encoding bifunctional riboflavin kinase/FAD synthetase, whose amino-acid sequence MQRWRGLEDIPQDWGRSVVTIGSYDGVHRGHQLIIGRAVERARELGVPAVVVTFDPHPSEVVRPGSHPPLLAAHHRRAELMAELGVDAVLILPFTTEFSKLSPADFVAKVLVDRLHARVVVEGPNFRFGHKAAGDVAFLAEQGRTYDFAVELVDLFVSGTAGGGQPFSSTLTRRLVAEGDVEGAREILGRPHRVEGVVVRGAQRGRELGFPTANVETLPHTAIPADGVYAGWLHVEGEAMPAAISVGTNPQFDAVERTVEAYAIDREGLDLYGLHVAVDFLAFVRGMSKFDSLEQLVEAIADDVKRSRDLIAAYEANEA is encoded by the coding sequence GTGCAGCGCTGGCGTGGCTTGGAGGACATCCCCCAGGACTGGGGGCGCAGCGTCGTCACCATCGGTTCCTACGACGGGGTGCACCGCGGACACCAGTTGATCATCGGCCGTGCCGTGGAGCGCGCCCGTGAGCTGGGCGTCCCGGCCGTCGTCGTCACCTTCGACCCGCACCCCAGCGAGGTCGTGCGCCCCGGCTCGCACCCGCCGCTGCTCGCCGCGCACCACCGCAGGGCCGAGCTGATGGCCGAGCTGGGCGTGGACGCGGTGCTGATCCTCCCGTTCACCACCGAGTTCTCGAAGCTGTCGCCCGCCGACTTCGTCGCGAAGGTGCTCGTCGACCGGCTGCACGCCCGGGTCGTCGTCGAGGGCCCCAACTTCCGCTTCGGCCACAAGGCCGCCGGTGACGTCGCGTTCCTCGCCGAGCAGGGCCGCACCTACGACTTCGCCGTCGAGCTCGTCGACCTGTTCGTCAGCGGCACGGCGGGCGGCGGTCAGCCGTTCTCCTCGACGCTGACCCGCCGGCTCGTCGCCGAGGGCGACGTCGAGGGTGCCCGCGAGATCCTGGGCCGCCCCCACCGCGTCGAGGGCGTCGTCGTGCGCGGCGCGCAGCGCGGCCGCGAACTGGGCTTCCCGACGGCCAACGTGGAGACCCTCCCGCACACCGCGATCCCCGCCGACGGCGTCTACGCGGGCTGGCTGCACGTCGAGGGCGAGGCCATGCCCGCCGCGATCTCGGTCGGCACGAACCCGCAGTTCGACGCGGTCGAGCGGACCGTGGAGGCCTACGCCATCGACCGCGAGGGGCTCGACCTGTACGGGCTGCACGTCGCCGTCGACTTCCTCGCCTTCGTGCGCGGCATGTCGAAGTTCGACTCCCTGGAGCAGCTCGTCGAGGCCATCGCCGACGACGTGAAGCGGTCGCGTGACCTCATCGCGGCCTACGAGGCGAACGAGGCGTAG
- a CDS encoding trypsin-like peptidase domain-containing protein: protein MVDPPLVRICDLAGRPRGAGFAVDDQGTVVTGHEAVDGLGRLVLHAPGGATCVVGPEAVHALPHLGLALVRTEGLGVPPLPVAAGGPLPIGAYVRIPAGGWREARVLGHGPATYQACDRSHTLAETMELAVGTAGADALAPGGGGAGGPVLDAVTGAVVAVLGTALSTGHRAAGLAVPLRTAAETDPHGPLAALLARNAVTVAAYGDELNVAGVLQLAAVSVGSEGPAADGAPDPVERPDVVRELAAFGAGPARLLALVGDPGSGRTTELAALAARRGAGAGAAPTLWLRGADLGGGDTSVAQAVGRALERAGRIVAATREVEPGDLGDLSPARVARIAADAGRPLMLVLDGPEEMPPVLAHRLAAWSHGTERWLAASGVRLVVACRGEYWEQAGRLFGPGALHGRAGRLPACVRIGDLDDERARERFGIPEGALHPADARHPLALRLLRDVRAALPGEVPGQPDRDEIFGAYLDLMCLRVAVRLAAPAGLRGAAVRRLAARVCGQLHEAARSCLGPGQGELDRAAFEELFPWGARHGVSGWASAVLTEGVLVPAGSGYRFAHEEVADWIQGMHLDLDGALEALVFRRRGGSAVPVPRHRAGPVVRALLLLGRQRGSAELGERLEELTAWLPGGERGEGRAADEEAQWWAGHLVAEVLLRVPDAEAHLPVLCELADRGAFGPWFWARVPVSDGARFALLRRLVVHDPSPGEGHRYLDTVAELLAAAPAAAQRQLTTWFDDERALPALPDATVATAAQALLHTHRHRAVDDLTEALVDCPHPRADELLTVLADEEPSALCRAVDRWAHDERLDRHVAALAYGLRVQSRATSDADRGLLRYAALALLARPGEDTLHGAALALLVRDPHSRPQYLARALRRFAAGDPQLPASALAPALETHPEPVLAAFESRLDGLGPGAGDLVRTLADVTTPALARRAAALVGALAAAHPEGAARHAAAFVDRCLERGPTGRSVLLPLALDLLRAPTPAVRAALAPVLAAPGTAASRGLRGELLDVLLGREQDPDVLAAVLDAAARGAVRRGQARTRDLVHRTGTLLVRTPEGAARFDRGLVELAGAVPGFAALTARWLSAEPADWAALVGPSARRTIESVAGAKVPA from the coding sequence ATGGTCGATCCGCCGCTGGTTCGGATCTGTGATCTGGCCGGGCGCCCGCGCGGAGCGGGCTTCGCCGTGGACGACCAGGGGACCGTGGTCACCGGTCACGAAGCGGTGGACGGGCTCGGCCGCCTTGTGCTGCACGCGCCCGGCGGCGCCACCTGCGTCGTGGGCCCCGAGGCGGTCCACGCCCTCCCGCACCTCGGCCTCGCCCTCGTGCGCACCGAAGGACTCGGGGTCCCGCCGCTGCCCGTGGCCGCCGGCGGCCCCCTGCCCATCGGGGCCTACGTACGCATCCCGGCCGGCGGCTGGCGCGAGGCCCGGGTGCTCGGCCACGGCCCCGCCACCTACCAGGCCTGCGACCGCTCCCACACGCTCGCCGAGACCATGGAGCTCGCCGTCGGCACCGCCGGCGCGGACGCTCTGGCACCGGGCGGCGGAGGCGCGGGCGGACCCGTCCTGGACGCCGTCACGGGCGCCGTCGTCGCCGTCCTCGGCACCGCCCTGAGCACCGGCCACCGCGCCGCCGGTCTCGCCGTCCCGCTGCGCACCGCCGCGGAGACGGACCCGCACGGCCCCCTCGCAGCCCTCCTGGCCCGCAACGCGGTCACGGTCGCCGCCTACGGGGACGAGCTGAACGTCGCGGGCGTGCTGCAGCTCGCCGCCGTCTCCGTGGGCAGCGAGGGGCCCGCGGCCGACGGCGCCCCCGACCCGGTCGAGCGGCCGGACGTCGTACGGGAACTGGCCGCGTTCGGCGCCGGACCCGCACGGCTGCTCGCACTCGTCGGCGACCCCGGCAGCGGACGCACCACCGAGCTCGCGGCCCTCGCCGCACGCCGGGGCGCCGGAGCGGGCGCCGCGCCCACGCTCTGGCTGCGCGGCGCCGATCTGGGCGGCGGCGACACCTCCGTCGCGCAGGCCGTCGGACGCGCCCTGGAGCGCGCGGGCCGGATCGTCGCCGCCACCCGTGAGGTGGAGCCCGGCGACCTCGGAGACCTCTCGCCCGCGCGCGTCGCCCGGATCGCCGCCGACGCCGGACGCCCCCTGATGCTGGTGCTCGACGGGCCCGAGGAGATGCCGCCCGTGCTCGCCCACCGGCTCGCCGCCTGGTCCCACGGCACCGAGCGCTGGCTCGCCGCGTCCGGCGTCCGGCTCGTCGTGGCCTGCCGCGGCGAGTACTGGGAGCAGGCCGGCCGGCTCTTCGGCCCCGGGGCGCTGCACGGGCGGGCCGGGAGGCTGCCCGCCTGCGTCCGGATCGGGGACCTGGACGACGAGCGGGCCCGGGAGCGGTTCGGGATCCCCGAAGGCGCCCTGCACCCGGCGGACGCCCGGCACCCGCTGGCGCTGCGGCTGCTGCGGGACGTGCGGGCGGCGCTGCCCGGGGAGGTGCCCGGGCAGCCGGACCGGGACGAGATCTTCGGGGCGTACCTGGACCTGATGTGCCTGCGCGTGGCGGTACGGCTCGCCGCGCCCGCCGGCCTGCGGGGCGCGGCCGTGCGGCGGCTCGCGGCGCGGGTCTGCGGTCAGCTGCACGAGGCGGCGCGGAGCTGTCTGGGGCCGGGGCAGGGGGAGCTGGACCGGGCCGCGTTCGAGGAGCTGTTCCCCTGGGGCGCGCGGCACGGGGTGAGCGGGTGGGCGTCCGCCGTGCTCACCGAGGGAGTTTTGGTGCCGGCCGGGAGCGGATACCGCTTCGCGCACGAGGAGGTGGCCGACTGGATCCAGGGCATGCACCTGGATCTGGACGGGGCGCTGGAGGCCCTCGTGTTCCGGCGGCGGGGCGGCTCCGCGGTGCCCGTGCCGCGGCACCGGGCGGGCCCTGTGGTGCGGGCCCTTCTGCTGCTCGGGCGGCAGCGGGGTTCCGCCGAACTGGGGGAGCGGCTCGAGGAGTTGACCGCCTGGCTGCCGGGCGGCGAGCGAGGGGAGGGCCGGGCCGCCGACGAGGAAGCGCAGTGGTGGGCCGGGCATCTGGTCGCGGAGGTGCTGCTGCGCGTTCCGGACGCCGAGGCGCATCTGCCCGTCCTGTGCGAGCTCGCCGACCGCGGGGCCTTCGGGCCCTGGTTCTGGGCGCGGGTCCCGGTGTCGGACGGCGCCCGCTTCGCGCTGCTGCGGCGGCTCGTCGTGCACGACCCCTCGCCCGGGGAGGGGCACCGCTACCTGGACACCGTCGCCGAGCTCCTGGCCGCCGCGCCCGCCGCCGCGCAGCGGCAGCTCACCACCTGGTTCGACGACGAGCGGGCCCTGCCCGCGCTGCCCGACGCCACCGTCGCGACCGCCGCCCAGGCCCTGCTCCACACCCACCGCCACCGCGCCGTCGACGACCTCACCGAGGCCCTCGTCGACTGCCCGCACCCCCGCGCCGACGAACTGCTCACCGTGCTCGCCGACGAGGAGCCCTCCGCCCTGTGCCGGGCCGTCGACCGCTGGGCGCACGACGAGCGGCTCGACCGGCACGTCGCCGCCCTCGCCTACGGGCTGCGCGTCCAGTCCCGGGCCACCAGCGACGCCGACCGCGGACTGCTGCGCTACGCGGCGCTGGCCCTGCTGGCCCGCCCCGGCGAGGACACGCTGCACGGCGCCGCGCTCGCCCTCCTCGTCCGCGACCCGCACTCCCGGCCCCAGTACCTCGCCCGGGCCCTGCGCCGGTTCGCCGCGGGGGACCCGCAACTGCCCGCGTCCGCGCTCGCCCCGGCCCTGGAGACCCACCCCGAGCCCGTCCTCGCCGCGTTCGAGTCCCGGCTCGACGGGCTCGGCCCCGGCGCGGGCGACCTCGTACGCACCCTCGCCGACGTCACGACGCCCGCCCTGGCCCGCCGCGCCGCCGCGCTCGTGGGAGCGCTGGCCGCCGCGCACCCCGAGGGCGCCGCCCGGCACGCGGCCGCGTTCGTGGACCGGTGCCTGGAGCGCGGCCCCACCGGGCGCTCCGTCCTGCTGCCGCTCGCCCTGGACCTGCTGCGCGCCCCGACGCCCGCCGTACGGGCCGCGCTCGCCCCCGTCCTCGCCGCGCCCGGCACCGCCGCCTCGCGCGGCCTGCGCGGGGAGCTGCTCGACGTCCTGCTCGGGCGGGAGCAGGACCCGGACGTGCTCGCCGCCGTCCTCGACGCGGCCGCGCGGGGCGCCGTGCGGCGCGGCCAGGCCCGCACCCGCGACCTCGTGCACCGCACCGGCACCCTGCTCGTCCGCACCCCCGAGGGCGCCGCCCGCTTCGACCGGGGCCTGGTCGAGCTGGCCGGGGCCGTCCCCGGCTTCGCCGCCCTCACCGCCCGCTGGCTCTCCGCCGAGCCGGCCGACTGGGCCGCCCTCGTCGGGCCCAGCGCCCGCCGCACCATCGAGAGCGTGGCCGGGGCGAAGGTGCCCGCCTGA
- the truB gene encoding tRNA pseudouridine(55) synthase TruB, translating to MSDRTPPPDGLVIVDKPSGFTSHDVVAKMRGIARTRRVGHAGTLDPMATGVLVLGVERATKLLGHLALTEKEYLGTIRLGQNTLTDDAEGDITSSTDASGVRRDAVDAGVAKLTGAIMQVPSKVSAIKINGVRSYKRAREGEDFEIPARPVTVSSFQVYDMRDAVAEDGTPVLDLVVSVVCSSGTYIRALARDLGADLGVGGHLTALRRTRVGPYKLDGAKTLDQLQESFAVMPVADAASAAFPRWEVDARRAKLLLNGVRLEMPAEYAGAGPVGVFGADGTFLALVEESKGKAKSLAVFG from the coding sequence ATGTCCGACCGCACCCCTCCGCCCGACGGCCTGGTCATCGTCGACAAGCCGTCGGGCTTCACCTCGCACGACGTCGTGGCCAAGATGCGCGGGATCGCCAGGACCCGCCGCGTCGGCCACGCGGGCACCCTCGACCCGATGGCGACGGGCGTCCTCGTGCTCGGCGTCGAGCGCGCCACCAAGCTCCTCGGTCACCTCGCGCTGACCGAGAAGGAGTACCTCGGCACGATCCGGCTCGGGCAGAACACGCTCACCGACGACGCCGAGGGCGACATCACCTCCTCCACCGACGCCTCCGGAGTGCGGCGCGACGCCGTCGACGCGGGCGTCGCCAAGCTGACCGGCGCCATCATGCAGGTGCCGTCCAAGGTCAGCGCCATCAAGATCAACGGCGTGCGCTCGTACAAGCGCGCCCGTGAGGGCGAGGACTTCGAGATCCCGGCCCGGCCGGTCACCGTCTCCTCCTTCCAGGTCTACGACATGCGGGACGCCGTCGCCGAGGACGGGACCCCGGTGCTCGACCTCGTGGTGTCCGTCGTCTGCTCGTCCGGCACCTACATCCGGGCCCTCGCCCGCGACCTCGGCGCGGACCTCGGGGTCGGCGGCCATCTGACCGCCCTGCGCCGCACCCGCGTCGGGCCCTACAAGCTCGACGGCGCCAAGACCCTGGACCAGCTCCAGGAGTCCTTCGCCGTGATGCCGGTGGCGGACGCCGCGAGCGCCGCGTTCCCGCGCTGGGAGGTCGACGCGCGCCGCGCCAAGCTGCTCCTGAACGGGGTACGGCTCGAGATGCCCGCCGAGTACGCGGGCGCCGGTCCCGTCGGCGTCTTCGGCGCGGACGGCACCTTCCTGGCCCTCGTCGAGGAGTCCAAGGGCAAGGCGAAGAGCCTGGCCGTCTTCGGCTGA
- the rbfA gene encoding 30S ribosome-binding factor RbfA yields MADNARAKRLADLIREVVAQKLQRGIKDPRLGTHVTITDTRVTGDLREATVFYTVYGDDEERAEAAAGLESAKGILRSAVGAAAGVKFTPTLTFVADALPDNARTIEDLLDKARASDAQVRQASAGAAFAGDADPYKKPEDDAAEDETDGDA; encoded by the coding sequence GTGGCCGACAACGCGCGCGCCAAGAGGCTGGCGGACCTCATCCGAGAGGTGGTGGCCCAGAAGCTGCAGCGCGGGATCAAGGACCCGCGGCTCGGCACCCACGTCACCATCACGGACACCCGCGTCACGGGTGACCTGCGGGAGGCCACCGTCTTCTACACGGTGTACGGGGACGACGAGGAGCGGGCCGAGGCGGCGGCCGGTCTGGAGAGCGCCAAGGGAATCCTGCGTTCCGCGGTGGGTGCCGCGGCCGGCGTGAAGTTCACGCCGACCCTCACCTTCGTCGCGGACGCCCTGCCGGACAACGCCCGCACCATCGAGGACCTCCTCGACAAGGCGCGGGCCTCGGACGCCCAGGTGCGCCAGGCGTCCGCCGGCGCCGCCTTCGCGGGCGACGCCGACCCGTACAAGAAGCCGGAAGACGACGCCGCCGAGGACGAGACGGACGGCGACGCCTGA
- a CDS encoding DUF503 domain-containing protein, with product MYVGTLSFDLLLGDVHSLKEKRSLVRPIVAELQRKYAVSAAETGNQDLHRRAEIGLALVSGDTGHLSDVLDRCERLVAARPEVELLSVRRRLHSDED from the coding sequence ATGTATGTGGGGACTCTGTCCTTCGATCTGCTCCTCGGCGACGTCCACTCGCTGAAGGAGAAACGCTCCCTCGTTCGCCCCATCGTGGCCGAGCTCCAGCGCAAGTACGCGGTGAGCGCGGCGGAGACGGGCAACCAGGACCTCCATCGCAGGGCCGAGATCGGGCTCGCGCTGGTCTCCGGGGACACGGGACACCTCAGCGACGTACTGGACCGCTGCGAGCGGCTGGTGGCGGCCCGGCCCGAGGTGGAACTGCTCTCGGTTCGACGCAGGCTCCACAGCGACGAAGACTGA
- the infB gene encoding translation initiation factor IF-2 codes for MAKVRVYELAKEFGVESKVVMAKLQELGEFVRSASSTIEAPVVRKLTDALQQGNGGGKPAARKAAPAKPAAPRPTPSPAQAAKPAAPRPPAPKPAAAEKPAASAPAPGPRPGPKPAPKPATPAPAAPEFTAPPAPPAAPAAPAAGGARPGARPGAPKPGGRPAPGQGAQGGQGQRGDRQGAPRPGGQGAPRPGGARPAGPRPGNNPFTSGGSTGMARPQAPRPGGAPRPGGPGAPGGPRPQGAGQGGPRPQGQGGARPTPGGMPRPQGGAAGPRPGGGPGGNRPNPGMMPQRPAAGPRPGGGPGGRGPGGGGRPGGGGGRPGGGGFAGRPGGGGGGFAGRPGGPGGGGGGFAGRPGGGGGGRPGFGGRPGGPGGRGGTQGAFGRPGGPARRGRKSKRQRRQEYEAMQAPSVGGVMLPRGNGQTVRLSRGASLTDFAEKIGANPASLVAVMMNLGEMVTATQSVSDETLQLLAGEMNYVLEVVSPEEEDRELLESFDIEFGEDEGGEDMLMSRPPVVTVMGHVDHGKTRLLDTIRKTNVVAGEAGGITQHIGAYQVTTEVNDEERRITFIDTPGHEAFTAMRARGAKSTDIAILVVAANDGVMPQTVEALNHAKAAEVPIVVAVNKIDVEGADPTKVRGQLTEYGLVAEEYGGDTMFVDISAKQGLNIDSLLEAVVLTADASLDLRANPEQDAQGIAIESHLDRGRGAVSTVLVQRGTLRIGDTMVVGDAYGRVRAMLDDNGNNVEEAGPSTPVLVLGLTNVPGAGDNFLVVDEDRTARQIAEKRAARERNANFARRGVRFSLENLDEALKAGLVQELNLIIKGDASGSVEALESSLLQLDVGEEVDIRVLHRGVGAVTESDINLATGSDAIVIGFNVRAAGRAQQMAEREGVDVRYYSVIYQAIEEIEAALKGMLKPEYEEVELGTAEIREVFKSSKLGNIAGVLVRSGEVKRNTKARLLRDGKVIAENLNISGLRRFKDDVTEIREGFEGGINLGNFNDIKVDDVIATYEMREKPRV; via the coding sequence GTGGCTAAGGTCCGGGTATACGAACTCGCCAAGGAGTTCGGTGTGGAGAGCAAGGTCGTCATGGCCAAGCTCCAGGAACTCGGTGAATTCGTCCGTTCGGCGTCCTCGACGATCGAGGCGCCGGTCGTGCGCAAGTTGACTGATGCCCTCCAGCAGGGCAATGGCGGCGGCAAGCCCGCCGCACGCAAGGCCGCGCCCGCGAAGCCCGCGGCGCCGCGTCCCACCCCTTCCCCCGCGCAGGCCGCGAAGCCTGCCGCGCCGCGCCCGCCGGCCCCCAAGCCGGCCGCCGCGGAGAAGCCCGCCGCCTCGGCCCCCGCGCCGGGTCCGCGGCCGGGTCCGAAGCCGGCCCCCAAGCCGGCCACGCCGGCTCCGGCCGCGCCCGAGTTCACGGCGCCCCCCGCGCCCCCCGCGGCTCCCGCCGCCCCGGCCGCCGGTGGTGCGCGTCCGGGTGCCCGTCCCGGTGCCCCGAAGCCCGGTGGCCGTCCGGCCCCCGGTCAGGGTGCCCAGGGTGGTCAGGGTCAGCGCGGCGACCGTCAGGGCGCCCCGCGTCCCGGCGGCCAGGGTGCGCCCCGTCCCGGTGGTGCCCGTCCCGCGGGCCCGCGTCCGGGCAACAACCCCTTCACGTCCGGCGGCTCCACCGGCATGGCGCGCCCGCAGGCGCCCCGTCCCGGCGGCGCCCCGCGTCCCGGCGGCCCCGGTGCCCCGGGCGGTCCGCGCCCCCAGGGTGCGGGTCAGGGCGGTCCCCGTCCGCAGGGTCAGGGCGGCGCCCGTCCGACCCCGGGCGGCATGCCCCGTCCGCAGGGCGGCGCGGCCGGTCCGCGTCCCGGCGGCGGCCCCGGTGGTAACCGTCCGAACCCCGGCATGATGCCGCAGCGCCCCGCAGCGGGCCCGCGTCCCGGCGGTGGCCCCGGTGGCCGCGGTCCGGGTGGCGGCGGTCGTCCGGGTGGCGGCGGCGGTCGTCCCGGTGGCGGCGGCTTCGCCGGCCGTCCCGGTGGCGGTGGCGGCGGCTTCGCGGGTCGTCCCGGTGGTCCCGGTGGCGGTGGCGGCGGCTTCGCCGGCCGTCCCGGCGGTGGCGGCGGTGGCCGTCCCGGCTTCGGCGGTCGTCCCGGTGGTCCGGGTGGCCGTGGTGGCACGCAGGGTGCGTTCGGCCGTCCCGGCGGGCCCGCCCGTCGTGGTCGCAAGTCGAAGCGTCAGAGGCGCCAGGAGTACGAGGCCATGCAGGCCCCGTCGGTGGGCGGCGTCATGCTGCCTCGCGGCAACGGACAGACCGTCCGCCTGTCGCGCGGTGCCTCGCTGACCGACTTCGCGGAGAAGATCGGCGCCAACCCGGCCTCGCTCGTCGCCGTGATGATGAACCTCGGCGAGATGGTCACTGCCACGCAGTCCGTCTCCGACGAGACCCTCCAGCTGCTCGCGGGCGAGATGAACTACGTCCTCGAGGTCGTCAGCCCGGAGGAGGAGGACCGCGAGCTGCTCGAGTCCTTCGACATCGAGTTCGGCGAGGACGAGGGCGGCGAGGACATGCTCATGTCCCGTCCGCCGGTCGTCACCGTCATGGGTCACGTCGACCACGGTAAGACCCGACTGCTCGACACCATCCGCAAGACGAACGTCGTCGCGGGCGAGGCCGGCGGTATCACGCAGCACATCGGTGCGTACCAGGTCACGACCGAGGTCAACGACGAAGAGCGTCGGATCACCTTCATCGACACCCCGGGTCACGAGGCGTTCACCGCCATGCGTGCCCGTGGTGCGAAGTCGACCGACATCGCGATCCTCGTGGTCGCGGCCAACGACGGCGTCATGCCCCAGACGGTCGAGGCGCTCAACCACGCCAAGGCCGCCGAGGTCCCGATCGTCGTCGCGGTCAACAAGATCGACGTCGAGGGTGCCGACCCGACCAAGGTGCGCGGTCAGCTGACCGAGTACGGCCTGGTGGCCGAGGAGTACGGCGGCGACACCATGTTCGTCGACATCTCCGCCAAGCAGGGTCTGAACATCGACTCCCTGCTCGAGGCCGTGGTCCTGACCGCGGACGCCTCGCTCGACCTGCGGGCCAACCCGGAGCAGGACGCGCAGGGTATTGCGATCGAGTCCCACCTCGACCGCGGTCGTGGTGCGGTGTCGACCGTCCTCGTCCAGCGAGGCACGCTGCGCATCGGCGACACCATGGTGGTCGGCGACGCGTACGGCCGCGTCCGGGCGATGCTCGACGACAACGGCAACAACGTGGAGGAAGCGGGTCCCTCGACCCCCGTCCTCGTGCTCGGTCTCACCAACGTGCCGGGTGCCGGCGACAACTTCCTGGTGGTCGACGAGGACCGTACGGCCCGTCAGATCGCCGAGAAGCGTGCCGCTCGCGAGCGCAACGCCAACTTCGCGCGCCGCGGCGTCCGGTTCTCCCTGGAGAACCTGGACGAGGCCCTCAAGGCCGGTCTGGTGCAGGAGCTCAACCTCATCATCAAGGGCGACGCGTCCGGTTCGGTGGAGGCTCTCGAGTCCTCGCTGCTCCAGCTCGACGTCGGTGAAGAGGTCGACATCCGTGTCCTGCACCGCGGTGTGGGTGCGGTCACCGAGTCCGACATCAACCTGGCGACCGGCTCCGACGCCATCGTCATCGGCTTCAACGTCCGGGCAGCCGGCCGTGCGCAGCAGATGGCGGAGCGCGAGGGTGTCGACGTCCGGTACTACTCGGTGATCTACCAGGCCATCGAGGAGATCGAGGCGGCCCTCAAGGGCATGCTCAAGCCGGAGTACGAGGAGGTCGAGCTCGGCACGGCGGAGATCCGCGAGGTCTTCAAGTCGTCCAAGCTGGGCAACATCGCCGGTGTGCTCGTCCGGTCCGGAGAGGTCAAGCGCAACACCAAGGCGCGCCTGCTGCGCGATGGCAAGGTCATCGCGGAGAACCTCAACATCTCCGGTCTGCGTCGCTTCAAGGACGACGTCACCGAGATCCGCGAAGGGTTCGAGGGCGGTATCAACCTCGGCAACTTCAACGACATCAAGGTCGACGACGTCATCGCGACGTACGAGATGCGCGAGAAGCCGCGCGTCTGA
- a CDS encoding YlxR family protein, producing MSGRTHVGACPERTCVGCRERAAKSDLLRIVVVEGACVPDDRGTLPGRGAYLHPAQVCFDQAVRRRAFQRAFKAPGPFDTEALSHRVGRATP from the coding sequence GTGTCTGGCCGGACGCACGTCGGCGCATGCCCTGAGCGAACCTGCGTGGGTTGCCGCGAGCGAGCGGCCAAGAGCGATCTGCTGCGGATCGTGGTCGTCGAGGGCGCGTGCGTCCCCGATGATCGCGGTACGCTGCCCGGCCGGGGTGCGTATCTGCACCCCGCCCAGGTCTGTTTCGACCAGGCGGTCCGCCGTCGGGCCTTCCAGCGGGCGTTCAAGGCCCCTGGACCGTTCGACACGGAGGCGCTGAGCCACCGGGTCGGACGGGCAACACCGTAA
- the nusA gene encoding transcription termination factor NusA gives MDIDMSALRGLVREKEISFDLLVEAIESALLIAYHRTEGSRRHARVKLDRESGHVTVWAKEDADDLEEGQEPREFDDTPSDFGRIAATTAKQVILQRLRDAEDDATLGEYAGREGDIVMGVVQQGRDPKNVLVDIGKLEAILPVQEQVPGEEYPHGMRLRSYVVRVAKGVRGPSVTLSRTHPNLVKKLFALEVPEIADGSVEIAAIAREAGHRTKIAVRSTRSGLNAKGACIGPMGGRVRNVMGELNGEKIDIVDWSDDPADMVANALSPARVSKVEIVDLGARSARVTVPDYQLSLAIGKEGQNARLAARLTGWRIDIRPDTEQPAPGAGE, from the coding sequence GTGGACATCGACATGAGTGCCCTGCGGGGTCTGGTCCGGGAGAAGGAGATCTCCTTCGATCTGCTGGTCGAGGCGATCGAATCGGCCCTCCTCATCGCCTATCACCGCACCGAGGGAAGCCGCCGCCACGCGCGCGTGAAGCTCGACCGCGAGAGCGGACACGTGACGGTCTGGGCGAAGGAGGACGCGGACGACCTGGAAGAGGGTCAGGAGCCGCGCGAGTTCGACGACACGCCCTCGGACTTCGGTCGTATCGCCGCCACGACCGCCAAGCAGGTCATCCTGCAGCGGCTGCGCGACGCCGAGGACGACGCGACGCTCGGCGAGTACGCCGGCCGCGAGGGCGACATCGTGATGGGCGTCGTCCAGCAGGGCCGCGACCCGAAGAACGTGCTGGTCGACATCGGCAAGCTCGAAGCCATCCTGCCGGTGCAGGAGCAGGTGCCGGGCGAGGAGTACCCGCACGGCATGCGCCTGCGCAGCTACGTCGTCCGGGTCGCCAAGGGGGTGCGCGGTCCGTCCGTGACGCTGTCGCGCACGCACCCGAACCTGGTCAAGAAGCTCTTCGCGCTCGAGGTGCCGGAGATCGCCGACGGGTCCGTCGAGATCGCCGCCATCGCCCGCGAGGCCGGCCACCGTACGAAGATCGCCGTCCGCTCCACCCGCAGCGGGCTCAACGCCAAGGGCGCCTGCATCGGCCCCATGGGCGGCCGTGTGCGCAATGTCATGGGCGAGCTCAACGGCGAGAAGATCGACATCGTCGACTGGTCCGACGACCCGGCCGACATGGTGGCCAACGCGCTGTCCCCGGCCCGCGTCTCGAAGGTCGAGATCGTGGACCTGGGCGCCCGCTCGGCCCGGGTGACGGTGCCCGACTACCAGCTCTCCCTCGCCATCGGCAAGGAGGGCCAGAACGCCCGGCTCGCGGCCCGGCTGACCGGCTGGCGCATCGACATCCGGCCGGACACCGAGCAGCCCGCACCGGGCGCCGGGGAATAA
- the rimP gene encoding ribosome maturation factor RimP — protein MSTTQNERLRELLEPLVSSQGLDLEEIEVASVGRKRVLRVVVDSEEGADLDAVADVSRALSAKLDETDVMGDGEYELEVGTPGAERALTEHRHYVRATDRLVKFTLTDGGEVTARILQVDDEGLDLEVPGVKGRKATARRLGFTDIAKARVQVEFNRKNANEDKNEEEA, from the coding sequence ATGAGCACCACCCAGAACGAGAGGCTGCGGGAACTACTGGAACCGCTCGTCAGCTCACAGGGGCTCGATCTCGAAGAGATCGAAGTGGCCTCGGTCGGACGCAAGCGGGTGCTGCGCGTCGTCGTGGACTCCGAGGAAGGCGCCGATCTGGACGCCGTCGCCGATGTGAGCCGCGCGCTCTCGGCGAAGCTCGACGAGACCGATGTGATGGGCGACGGAGAGTACGAGCTCGAGGTCGGCACGCCCGGCGCCGAGCGCGCGCTCACCGAGCACCGCCACTACGTCCGCGCGACGGACCGCCTCGTGAAGTTCACGCTGACCGACGGCGGCGAAGTGACCGCGCGCATCCTCCAGGTGGACGACGAGGGTCTCGACCTGGAGGTCCCGGGCGTGAAGGGCCGCAAGGCCACCGCCCGCAGGCTCGGCTTCACGGACATCGCCAAGGCGCGGGTCCAGGTCGAGTTCAACCGCAAGAACGCGAACGAAGACAAGAACGAAGAGGAGGCGTAG